A portion of the Phycodurus eques isolate BA_2022a chromosome 3, UOR_Pequ_1.1, whole genome shotgun sequence genome contains these proteins:
- the LOC133399468 gene encoding magnetosome-associated protein MamJ-like, protein MPSKRKKNQRRMRRVVKPEVLEPEPVAKASEGVSTTTPEPELTAKQEDTRSEERLTAPEQKAEPESMQEVVCNAPEREIKMVEIKSVEQVVACVPQLVSCTFVPETVIEAEPADKVEPELVEQVVARVPQLVRCTFYPETETEAKQAVKVEPESEGQVVASVPELVSCIFDPETVTAAKPAVKVETEPMEEVVASVPEVVSSTFNPEPEKRAIQKVTEEVVCYTLDPEPVVEEEVAVNVESQSVEQVPELVCCTFDIEPVEQGVASLPEQVEHKKTPEAEPKEIPEAEHKEIPEAVPNEIPEAEPVAGIELKLQKVAEQVVVCSLGPEPVAEAVKPVQEVVLVPEPEVVVNIPKPEAVAEAQPVAVKVETESVKQLVEPPTEVTAEIQEDTASASLKCPSEESSISCQMQLGSSMQIPLEAALNCHLIPEVSIEG, encoded by the exons GTCAAGCCGGAAGTCTTGGAACCGGAACCAGTGGCAAAAGCAAGTGAGGGCGTCTCCACAACTACACCTGAACCAGAACTAACTGCCAAACAGGAGGACACCCGATCAGAGGAGCGACTGACTGCGCCAGAACAAAAAGCAGAACCTGAATCCATGCAGGAGGTGGTCTGCAATGCACCAGAACGAGAAATTAAAATGGTGGAAATAAAGTCAGTAGAGCAGGTTGTTGCTTGTGTACCACAACTGGTCAGTTGTACCTTCGTCCCAGAAACAGTAATTGAAGCTGAACCGGCCGATAAGGTAGAACCAGAATTGGTAGAGCAGGTCGTTGCCAGGGTGCCACAACTAGTCAGGTGTACCTTCTACCCAGAAACAGAGACTGAAGCAAAACAGGCTGTTAAGGTGGAACCAGAATCGGAAGGGCAGGTTGTCGCCAGTGTGCCAGAACTGGTCAGTTGTATCTTCGACCCAGAAACGGTTACTGCAGCAAAACCGGCAGTTAAGGTGGAAACAGAACCGATGGAGGAGGTTGTCGCCAGTGTGCCAGAAGTGGTCAGTTCTACGTTCAACCCGGAACCCGAAAAAAGGGCGATCCAAAAGGTGACAGAAGAGGTCGTCTGTTACACCCTTGACCCAGAACCAGTAGTTGAGGAAGAAGTGGCTGTCAATGTGGAATCACAGTCGGTAGAGCAAGTACCAGAATTGGTCTGTTGCACCTTTGACATAGAACCAGTAGAACAGGGTGTTGCAAGTTTACCAGAACAAGTGGAACACAAGAAGACCCCTGAAGCAGAACCCAAGGAGATCCCTGAAGCAGAACATAAAGAGATCCCTGAAGCAGTACCCAATGAGATCCCTGAAGCAGAACCAGTAGCTGGCATAGAACTGAAACTCCAAAAGGTGGCAGAACAAGTTGTCGTCTGCTCCCTTGGCCCAGAACCTGTGGCTGAAGCAGTCAAGCCAGTTCAGGAGGTTGTCCTGGTGCCGGAACCGGAGGTTGTCGTCAACATACCTAAACCTGAAGCAGTGGCTGAGGCACAACCTGTTGCTGTTAAGGTAGAAACAGAATCAGTCAAGCAGCTTGTTGAACCCCCCACTGAAGTTACTGCAGAAATCCAAGAG GACACCGCCTCTGCCAGTCTGAAATGTCCTTCGGAGGAGAGCAGCATATCATGTCAGATGCAGCTGGGATCATCAATG CAAATACCGCTGGAGGCAGCGCTGAATTGTCACCTCATTCCAGAGGTCTCCATCGAGGGATAG